A single Thermodesulfobacteriota bacterium DNA region contains:
- a CDS encoding thioesterase family protein, with the protein MEGFRFTLPYSARIGDINYGGHVSNAAVFHYFQDARIAYLARLGPYSEGDVGDGLGLIVLEARARYRAEMFLGNVLEIGVRIESLGRTSLTMGFRVERGGELTVEGTTALAAFDYRARQPRRVPQPFREAVSAFEGIALEA; encoded by the coding sequence ATGGAAGGGTTTCGCTTCACCCTGCCCTACTCAGCGAGAATCGGCGACATCAACTACGGGGGCCACGTCTCCAACGCGGCGGTGTTCCACTACTTCCAGGACGCACGGATCGCCTACCTCGCCCGCCTCGGGCCATACTCCGAGGGGGACGTGGGAGATGGGTTGGGGTTGATCGTGCTGGAAGCCCGGGCCCGGTATCGTGCAGAGATGTTCTTGGGTAACGTCCTCGAGATCGGAGTCCGGATCGAGAGCCTGGGGCGTACGTCTCTCACCATGGGGTTTCGGGTAGAGCGCGGCGGCGAGCTGACGGTGGAGGGCACCACCGCCCTCGCCGCATTTGACTACCGCGCCCGACAGCCTCGCCGGGTGCCCCAGCCGTTCCGGGAAGCGGTGTCCGCCTTCGAGGGCATCGCCCTAGAGGCATGA
- a CDS encoding 50S ribosomal protein L11 methyltransferase, whose translation MSTVEREWLELRVEGPAPVREALACLLTEWGAGGAVEGPDAVTVYFGPEERAGVEARLGRYAEDLGDPGLRWSWAEVRPGWEDAWKAFFRPARVSPRLAVCPTWEDWAPGDPNVRVIRLDPGRAFGTGTHETTRLCLALLDDAVGEAPPPAFLDVGCGSGILSIGARLLGVPRAVALDIDGLAVGATLENARANRVAEGVHAVCGDLRCVRGAFPLVAANILYQILLGLAPALAARVAPGGLLLLSGMLAPELPSAAAVYGSRRVGFQVVHQEILGAWGALVLRKPAV comes from the coding sequence ATGAGCACCGTGGAACGGGAGTGGCTGGAACTCCGGGTGGAGGGGCCCGCCCCGGTGCGGGAGGCGCTGGCGTGCCTGCTCACGGAGTGGGGCGCGGGGGGAGCCGTGGAGGGGCCGGACGCCGTCACGGTCTACTTCGGCCCCGAGGAGCGGGCCGGCGTGGAGGCCCGCCTGGGGCGGTACGCAGAGGACCTGGGGGACCCCGGGCTCCGGTGGTCCTGGGCGGAAGTCCGGCCCGGCTGGGAAGACGCCTGGAAGGCTTTCTTCCGCCCGGCCCGGGTCTCCCCCCGGCTGGCCGTGTGCCCCACCTGGGAAGACTGGGCCCCCGGCGACCCGAACGTGCGGGTGATCCGCCTGGACCCCGGGCGGGCCTTCGGCACCGGCACCCACGAGACCACCCGCCTGTGCCTGGCGCTTCTGGACGACGCCGTCGGCGAGGCCCCGCCCCCCGCCTTCCTCGACGTGGGGTGCGGCTCGGGCATCCTCTCCATCGGCGCCCGGCTGCTCGGGGTGCCCCGCGCCGTGGCCCTCGACATCGACGGCCTCGCCGTCGGGGCGACCCTGGAGAACGCCCGGGCCAACCGGGTTGCCGAAGGCGTGCACGCCGTCTGCGGGGACCTGCGCTGCGTCCGGGGCGCGTTTCCCCTGGTGGCCGCCAACATCCTCTACCAGATCCTCCTCGGGCTCGCGCCGGCCCTGGCAGCCCGGGTGGCGCCCGGCGGCCTGCTCCTCCTCTCCGGCATGCTCGCCCCCGAGCTCCCCTCCGCGGCGGCGGTGTACGGCTCCCGCAGGGTCGGCTTCCAGGTGGTGCACCAGGAGATCCTGGGGGCGTGGGGGGCCCTGGTGCTGCGAAAGCCCGCCGTCTGA